A stretch of Coccidioides posadasii str. Silveira chromosome 2, complete sequence DNA encodes these proteins:
- a CDS encoding uncharacterized protein (EggNog:ENOG410PHRM~COG:E,H), translating into MEHLTGAQLIARSLHDIGVTVIFGIVGIPVVEIAEEAINLGIRFIAFRNEQACSYAASAYGYITGRPGICLVVGGPGVLHAMAGIGNASANAFPLVVLAGSAETTSVTKGGFQEMDAISLLTPHTKFAVRPPSLGAVGGAVRDAYRMCWYGRPGPAFVDLPADLIQAKSTRPPFSVSTVQRLPPPPKSSANPEMVLKVAEILKLARAPLVVIGKGSAYARAEVSICKFIEQTQIPFLPTPMGKGVVPDTHRLNTSSARSTALKHADVVLLLGARLNWILHFGEEPRWSSSARIIQVDIHAEEVGRNAGDAELGLVGDVDLVVEQLLAALANWQYRSPSASPSQSYKSLLKVSSIKNENNSRRQALQRTPANGFLTFQRAFHIIRTVFNSLSSAEEGDIVYVSEGANTMDISRSLFQLEHPRQRLDAGTYATMGVGLGYIVAAHAAYNLSSTGENLQKQKKIVAFEGDSAFGFSAMEIETLARQQIPALIFVMNNSGIYHGDTKTEEEWRKLQKETFTNQIRCSGISNGPSFQTKKGLRSTSLLYNTRYEYLAAMCGGKGFFARTEEELEKATREGFLENEKVVIVNVIVDPGIGQSIQFGWQTSNDKGSQGMKL; encoded by the exons ATGGAACATCTAACTGGTGCGCAACTAATTGCTCGCTCCCTCCATGACATTGGGGTGACTGTCATCTTTGGGATTGTTGGTATCCCTGTCGTTGAGATTGCAGAGGAAGCCATCAACCTTGGCATACGTTTTATTGCATTTCGAAATGAGCAGGCATGTAGCTATGCCGCCAGTGCGTATGGTTATATAACCGGCCGCCCAGGCATTTGTCTTGTTGTGGGTGGGCCTGGGGTGTTGCATGCAATGGCTGGG ATCGGAAATGCATCCGCAAATGCCTTCCCCCTAGTTGTCCTTGCAGGTTCTGCAGAAACCACCAGTGTTACGAAGGGAGGATTTCAAGAAATGGATGCAATCTCTCTTCTCACTCCGCACACAAAGTTCGCAGTCCGACCACCTTCGCTTGGTGCCGTCGGCGGCGCGGTTCGAGACGCGTATCGGATGTGTTGGTACGGACGTCCGGGCCCGGCCTTCGTTGACCTTCCTGCAGATCTAATCCAGGCGAAATCGACTCGACCCCCTTTTTCTGTGTCTACAGTTCAAAGATTACCACCTCCGCCTAAATCAAGCGCTAATCCTGAGATGGTTCTTAAAGTGGCAGAAATTCTCAAACTGGCACGGGCGCCATTGGTGGTAATTGGGAAAGGTTCTGCGTATGCTCGTGCAGAGGTGTCCATCTGCAAGTTCATTGAACAGACCCAAATACCTTTCTTACCCACCCCAATGGGCAAGGGGGTGGTGCCCGATACCCACCGTTTAAATACGTCTAGTGCAAGAAGTACAGCATTAAAGCACGCAGATGTTGTCCTCCTCCTCGGAGCTCGTTTGAACTGGATCCTCCACTTTGGAGAGGAGCCTCGCTGGTCGTCATCAGCGAGAATTATCCAAGTGGATATCCACGCCGAAGAGGTTGGTCGCAATGCCGGGGATGCAGAATTAGGGCTAGTGGGTGATGTCGACCTTGTTGTCGAACAACTTTTGGCAGCTCTCGCGAATTGGCAGTATCGGTCGCCATCCGCTAGCCCCTCCCAATCATACAAGTCGCTTCTTAAAGTTTCTTCTATAAAAAACGAAAATAATTCCCGAAGGCAAGCACTCCAACGAACGCCTGCAAATGGGTTTTTGACGTTTCAGCGTGCGTTCCATATCATTAGAACAGTATTCAATTCGCTATCCTCAGCTGAGGAAGGAGATATTGTATACGTTTCCGAAGGCGCAAACACTATGGATATTTCTCGCTCTCTCTTTCAACTGGAGCATCCACGACAGAGACTTGATGCAGGAACATATGCAACCATGGGGGTTGGCCTAGGGTACATTGTCGCAGCTCACGCTGCGTATAACCTATCTTCGACTGGTGAAAATCtccaaaagcagaaaaaaatTGTAGCATTTGAAGGCGACAGTGCCTTTGGGTTTAGCGCCATGGAAATTGAAACACTTGCTCGGCAACAGATTCCTGCATTGATCTTTGTTATGAACAATTCAGGCATATATCATGGGGATACCAAgacagaagaagaatggcGGAAGTTGCAAAAGGAGACTTTCACGAACCAAATAAGATGCAGCGGCATAAGCAATGGACCTTCCTTTCAAACCAAGAAGGGACTTCGATCTACAAGCCTCCTTTACAATACCCGCTATGAATACTTAGCTGCTATGTGTGGGGGGAAGGGATTTTTTGCCAGGACTGAGGAAGAATTGGAAAAGGCCACACGGGAAGGTTTCTTGGAGAATGAGAAAGTTGTCATTGTAAATGTTATTGTGGATCCTGGAATTGGCCAGTCCATTCAATTTGGTTGGCAGACATCAAATGATAAAGGTAGTCAAGGGATGAAGTTGTAA
- a CDS encoding uncharacterized protein (EggNog:ENOG410QDZZ~COG:K) produces MSHDKLWAFQETEDFSSYQLFHFWLEVVNFPPKLIGLLANTCSPTNIKMFSLRHALCRAVCAPYSQLAKSRTITTIPHRSTKLDRIITAATFQQRWLSGKVQSEQLNTPLPYTQEQQKKENGTPSEESSIAISSGSLSGDSSRVNATQTTSDELDSAKATETPVDSRSVGHPRFSIRRPKPDGYIAPKSTIYVGNLFFDVTAGDLKNEFSKCGPVEGVRLLYDYRGVSKGFGYVKFHDVETAEKAVALMHGQLFEGRHLAVNFARVELDKPMNHDPTKPPTRTLYIGNIPFEMTDRDLNELFKDVDNIIDVRVAVDRRTGRARGFVHADFTDIESARKAFTLLSTKTPYGRPLRIDYSHSNIKIQPAGPPKRDDPGATFGSD; encoded by the exons ATGTCACATGACAAGCTGTGGGCATTCCAAGAAACCGAAGATTTTTCATCATATCAATTATTTCATTTCTGGCTTGAGGTTGTCAATTTTCCTCCTAAATTGATTGGGTTGCTAGCAAATACTTGTTCTCCAACAAATATCAAAAT GTTTTCTCTCAGACATGCTCTTTGTCGGGCTGTCTGTGCTCCTTACTCACAGCTTGCTAAATCTCGAACTATTACCACAATTCCTCACCGTTCAACAAAATTGGATCGGATAATTACTGCAGCCACTTTCCAGCAGAGATGGCTTAGTGGCAAAGTTCAATCCGAGCAGCTTAACACTCCCCTTCCCTACACACAAGAGCagcaaaaaaaggagaaTGGAACACCTTCCGAAGAATCTAGTATTGCCATTTCTAGTGGGTCCCTTTCTGGTGACTCGAGCCGCGTGAATGCTACTCAGACAACTTCCGATGAACTTGACTCCGCGAAGGCTACTGAAACACCTGTTGACTCTCGTTCTGTGGGCCATCCACGCTTCTCAATAAGGCGACCGAAACCCGACGGATATATCGCGCCGAAATCTACAATTTACGTTGGCAACCTGTTCTTCGATGTAACCGCTGGAGACTTAAAAAATGAATTTTCCAAATGTGGCCCAGTTGAAGGAGTACGGTTGCTATACGATTATCGTGGGGTCAGCAAAGG ATTCGGCTACGTGAAGTTTCACGATGTGGAAACTGCTGAAAAGGCAGTCGCTCTTATGCATGGCCAGCTTTTTGAGGGCCGCCACCTCGCGGTCAATTTCGCCAGGGTGGAGCTTGACAAACCTATGAACCATGACCCCACAAAGCCTCCTACGAGAACGTTATACATTGGAAATATACCATTCGAGATGACTGATCGCGATCTTAATGAACTTTTCAAGGATGTTGATAATATCATCGACGTCCGCGTTGCTGTTGACCGCCGCACTGGTCGAGCAAGAGGTTTTGTTCATGCCGACTTTACTGATATTGAAAGTGCACGGAAAGCTTTCACCCTCCTCAGCACCAAAACCCCTTACGGCCGACCCCTTCGAATAGACTACAGTCATAGCAACATCAAGATACAGCCTGCCGGGCCTCCCAAACGGGATGATCCTGGAGCTACATTTGGCAGTGATTAG
- the RPB7 gene encoding DNA-directed RNA polymerase II subunit (BUSCO:406240at4751~EggNog:ENOG410PG7B~COG:K~BUSCO:14121at33183), protein MFFIHFLEHVLTLHPSFFGSHVKEYLTQKLLDDVEGICTGDYYIVCVMDTYDISEGRIIPGSGMAEYTIMYRAIVWKPFKGETVDAIVTSVKNQGIFAEVGPLTVFVSKHLIPPEIKWDPDATPPQYTDNADQVIEKGTNLRIKLIGLRNDVRNMFAIGSIKEDYLGTL, encoded by the exons ATGTTTTTCATCCACTTTTTGGAGCATGTTCTcaccctccatccatcattCTTTGGCTCTCATGTTAAAGAATATTTAACTCAGAAGCTGTTGGATGATGTGGAAGGCATCTGCACTGGTGATTATTATATAGTTTGTGTGATGGATACATACGACATATCTGAGGGACGGATCATCCCTGGTAGTGGTATGGCAGAATACACTATTATGTATCGAGCAATTGTGTGGAAACCCTTTAAGGGAGAAACA GTGGATGCTATTGTCACATCTGTCAAGAATCAAGGTATTTTTGCAGAAGTTGGCCCTCTCACTGTCTTTGTATCCAAGCAT TTAATCCCTCCGGAGATCAAGTGGGATCCAGATGCTACTCCCCCGCAGTATACAGATAATGCGGACCAGGTAATTGAGAAGGGTACTAACTTGAGGATCAAATTAATCGGACTTCGAAATGACGTCCGAAATATGTTTGCGATTGGGAGCATCAAGGAGGATTATCTTGG AACTTTGTAG
- a CDS encoding uncharacterized protein (SECRETED:SignalP(1-22)~EggNog:ENOG410PRCX~COG:S~TransMembrane:3 (n2-10c22/23o38-64i76-97o109-129i)), with protein sequence MLCMLLLGTLAQPLFPVPEAVAIESFPPNLATVAGVVYTILYILMEPVAGALLAPLLLAGTAFVNHLSSTHGNTAIYWSLAVQAVAWIAQFVGHGVFERRAPALLDNLVQAFFLAPFFVWLEVLFSLGYRPALKARIDKAVEVEVARFNISKKGLSPKAPQK encoded by the exons ATGCTTTGTATGCTGCTCCTG GGGACTCTTGCACAGCCTTTGTTCCCTGTCCCAGAAGCTGTCGCTATTGAGAGTTTCCCCCCAAACCTTGCCACTGTTGCCGGTGTTGTTTATACCATTTTATACATCCTGATGGAGCCGGTAGCCGGTGCTCTTCTTGCGCCGCTCCTCCTGGCAGGTACTGCATTCGTAAACCATCTCAGCAGCACCCACGGGAATACAGCGATTTATTGGTCTCTCGCCGTTCAGGCCGTAGCATGGATTGCCCAATTCGTAGGGCACGGAGTCTTTGAAAGGCGCGCCCCAGCTTTACTTGACAATCTCGTTCAAGCGTTCTTCCTTGCTCCATTCTTTGTCTGGCTTGAGGTCCTCTTTTCTCTTGGGTATCGCCCGGCATTGAAAGCCCGTATTGATAAAGCAGTGGAAGTGGAAGTGGCTAGGTTTAACATATCGAAAAAAGGACTTTCTCCCAAGGCGCCGCAAAAATAA
- the ATP1 gene encoding Alpha subunit of the F1 sector of mitochondrial F1F0 ATP synthase (EggNog:ENOG410PFSM~COG:C~BUSCO:4280at33183) — protein sequence MFRNALRQSSRTVTAVSVTGRIATVRAGTPSPLASVSKQVRSYAAEAKAAPTEVSSILEQRIRGVQEEAGLAETGRVLSVGDGIARVHGMTNVQAEELVEFASGVKGMCMNLEAGQVGVVLFGSDRLVKEGETVKRTGEIVDVPVGPEMLGRVVDALGNPIDGKGPIKTTEKRRAQLKAPGILPRKSVNQPVQTGLKSVDSMVPIGRGQRELIIGDRQTGKTAVALDAMLNQKRWNNSSDETKKLYCVYVAVGQKRSTVAQLVKTLEENDAMKYCIVVAATASEAAPLQYIAPFTGCAMGEWFRDNGRHALIIYDDLSKQAVAYRQMSLLLRRPPGREAYPGDVFYLHSRLLERAAKLNDKHGGGSLTALPVIETQGGDVSAYIPTNVISITDGQIFLESELFYKGIRPAINVGLSVSRVGSSAQLKAMKQVAGSLKLFLAQYREVAAFAQFGSDLDASTKQTLNRGERLTELLKQKQYSPMAVNEMVPLIYAGVNGHLDSIPVKKILQWEADFLAHLKANEAEVLEKIDKEGQLSKDLEAQLKDIIVAFNKSFS from the exons ATGTTTAGAAACGCCTTACGGCAGTCCAGCCGCACAGTTACGGCAGTTTCTGTCACAGGAAGGATCGCAACG GTCCGAGCCGGTACCCCGAGCCCTTTGGCATCTGTGTCAAAGCAAGTTCGTTCATATGCTGCCGAGGCCAAGGCTGCGCCTACTGAGGTATCCTCTATCCTCGAACAAAGGATTCGTGGAGTCCAGGAGGAGGCCGGCCTTGCCGAGACTGGCAGAGTTCTATCCGTTGG TGACGGTATCGCTCGTGTTCATGGAATGACTAATGTTCAGGCTGAAGAACTTGTCGA ATTCGCATCCGGCGTGAAAGGAATGTGCATGAACTTGGAAGCTGGCCAAGTTGGTGTTGTTCTTTTCGGCTCCGATCGTCTTGTCAAAGAAGGCGAAACTGTCAAACGAACCGGCGAGATT GTTGACGTCCCTGTTGGTCCTGAAATGCTGGGGCGTGTTGTTGATGCTCTTGGTAATCCAATTGATGGAAAAGGTCCCATCAAGACTACTGAAAAACGTCGGGCTCAGCTCAAAGCGCCTGGCATTTTGCCTCGCAAATCAGTTAACCAACCTGTTCAGACCGGCCTTAAGAGTGTGGACTCCATGGTTCCCATTGGCCGTGGTCAGCGTGAGTTGATCATCGGTGATCGTCAAACCGGAAAGACTGCTGTTGCCTTGGATGCTATGTTGAACCAGAAACGATGGAACAACAGTTCTGATGAAACCAAGAAGTTATACTGTGTCTATGTTGCTGTCGGTCAGAAACGCTCGACCGTTGCTCAGCTTGTTAAGACATTGGAAGAGAATGATGCCATGAAATACTGTATTGTTGTTGCTGCTACCGCTTCTGAGGCCGCTCCTCTTCAGTACATTGCGCCCTTCACTGGTTGTGCTATGGGTGAATGGTTCCGTGATAACGGAAGGCATGCTTTGATCATCTATGACGACTTGTCGAAACAAGCCGTTGCATACCGTCAAATGTCTCTCTTGCTCCGTCGACCCCCAGGTCGTGAAGCCTACCCTGGAGA TGTTTTCTATCTTCACTCTCGGCTATTGGAGCGCGCTGCCAAACTCAACGACAAACATGGCGGCGGATCCCTCACTGCGCTCCCTGTTATCGAGACCCAGGGTGGTGACGTCTCAGCGTACATCCCAACTAACGTCATTTCTATCACCGATGGCCAGATTTTCTTGGAGTCAGAATTGTTCTACAAGGGTATCCGACCTGCTATTAACGTTGGGTTGTCTGTTTCCCGTGTCGGCTCGTCCGCCCAACTTAAGGCTATGAAACAAGTCGCAGGCTCTCTGAAATTGTTCTTGGCCCAGTATCGTGAAGTCGCCGCTTTCGCTCAATTCGGTTCTGACTTAGATGCTTCAACTAAGCAGACTCTCAATCGTGGTGAGCGCTTGACAGAATTGCTTAAACAGAAACAATATTCTCCAATGGCGGTGAACGAGATGGTCCCCTTGATCTACGCTGGCGTCAATGGCCATCTTGATTCTATCCCTGTCAAGAAGATTTTGCAATGGGAGGCTGATTTCTTAGCCCACTTAAAGGCCAACGAGGCGGAGGTGCTGGAGAAGATCGACAAGGAAGGGCAGCTCAGCAAGGACTTGGAGGCCCAACTCAAGGATATCATCGTCGCATTCAACAAGAGCTTCTCGTAA